One genomic window of Malaciobacter molluscorum LMG 25693 includes the following:
- a CDS encoding ModE family transcriptional regulator: MSSIDDNEKIELDNIQKELILTNLDADGKLSCLKAFKVARLIGKHPKEMSAITKSLGIKITNCELGVFGKLNFHDPHILVYNRLQQNYMGNKQIECKVLWDEAQNSTLRMVGSTVKNSDIEVTHCQLGCFRERKGKNESKS; this comes from the coding sequence ATGTCTAGTATTGATGATAATGAAAAAATAGAACTTGATAATATTCAAAAAGAGTTAATTTTAACTAATTTAGATGCAGATGGTAAATTATCTTGTCTTAAAGCTTTTAAAGTTGCAAGATTAATAGGTAAACATCCTAAAGAGATGTCTGCTATTACTAAAAGTTTAGGTATAAAAATAACAAATTGCGAATTGGGTGTTTTTGGAAAATTAAATTTTCACGATCCACATATATTAGTTTATAATAGATTACAACAAAATTATATGGGAAACAAACAAATAGAGTGTAAGGTATTGTGGGATGAAGCACAAAATTCTACATTAAGAATGGTTGGTTCAACAGTGAAAAATTCAGATATAGAAGTTACTCATTGCCAATTGGGATGTTTTAGGGAAAGGAAAGGCAAAAATGAAAGTAAAAGTTAA
- a CDS encoding winged helix-turn-helix domain-containing protein — MKVKVKVWIEDNEENLIFGSGKTEVLENIDRTGSISEAAKEVGMNYKKAWSHIKVLEKFIEEDLVLAFKGRGENSGTSLTPKAREVIQTYKILEHDIKKYAENRFNELFHKNGEKILKTKEDN, encoded by the coding sequence ATGAAAGTAAAAGTTAAAGTTTGGATTGAAGATAATGAAGAAAATTTAATATTTGGAAGTGGTAAAACTGAAGTTTTAGAAAATATTGATAGAACTGGTTCTATTTCTGAAGCTGCAAAAGAAGTAGGTATGAACTATAAAAAAGCATGGAGCCATATTAAAGTATTAGAAAAATTCATTGAAGAAGATTTGGTTCTTGCTTTTAAAGGTAGAGGAGAAAATAGTGGAACTAGTTTAACACCAAAAGCTAGAGAAGTTATTCAAACATATAAAATTTTGGAGCATGATATTAAAAAATATGCTGAAAATAGATTTAACGAGCTATTTCATAAAAATGGAGAAAAAATCCTTAAGACAAAGGAGGATAATTAG